One part of the Panthera leo isolate Ple1 chromosome D4, P.leo_Ple1_pat1.1, whole genome shotgun sequence genome encodes these proteins:
- the LOC122204429 gene encoding olfactory receptor 13C8, which produces MERTNDSMLTEFVLVGLSAHPKLQTVFFVLVLWMYLMILLGNGILISVIICDSHLHTPMYFFLCNLSFLDICYTSSSVPLILDSFLTGRKRVSFSGCMVQMFLSFAMGATECVLLGMMALDRYVAICYPLRYSVIMSKNAYLPMAAGSWVTGLVDSVVQTSLAMQLPFCTSNVINHFVCEILAILKLACADISTNVISMAGSNLIVLVIPLLVISISYIFIVTTILRIPSTEGKRKAFSTCSAHLTVVIIFYGTIFFMYAKPKSKSSVDADNQDIIEALISLFYGVMAPMLNPLIYSLRNKDVKAAVKNMVGRKNSDGI; this is translated from the coding sequence ATGGAAAGGACCAATGATTCCATGCTGACAGAATTTGTCCTTGTTGGGCTTTCTGCCCACCCAAAGCTCCAGACAGTTTTCTTTGTGCTAGTTTTGTGGATGTACCTGATGATCCTTCTGGGAAATGGAATCCTTATCTCAGTAATCATCTGTGATTCTCATTTGCACAcccccatgtatttcttcctctgtaatCTTTCCTTCCTGGACATTTGTTACACAAGCTCCTCTGTCCCACTAATTCTTGACAGTTTTCTGACAGGAAGGAAAAGGGTTTCCTTCTCTGGGTGCATGGTGCAAATGTTTCTCTCCTTTGCCATGGGGGCCACAGAGTGTGTGCTTCTAGGCATGATGGCACTCGACCGCTATGTAGCCATCTGCTACCCACTGAGATACTCTGTCATCATGAGTAAAAATGCCTACCTGCCCATGGCAGCTGGATCCTGGGTCACTGGGCTTGTGGACTCAGTGGTGCAGACATCTCTCGCAATGCAGTTACCATTCTGTACTAGTAATGTCATTAACCATTTTGTCTGTGAAATTCTAGCTATCCTAAAACTGGCTTGTGCTGATATTTCAACCAATGTGATCAGCATGGCAGGGTCAAATCTGATTGTTCTGGTTATTCCACTGCTAGTAATTTCTAtctcttacatttttattgtcaCCACTATATTGAGGATCCCCTCCACCGAAGGAAAACGTaaggccttctccacctgctccGCCCACCTAACAGTAGTGATTATATTCTATGGAACTATCTTCTTCATGTACGCAAAGCCCAAGTCTAAAAGTTCTGTTGATGCTGATAATCAAGACATCATTGAGGCCCTCATCTCTCTCTTCTATGGAGTAATGGCCCCCATGCTCAATCCTCTCATCTATAGTCTGAGGAACAAGGATGTAAAGGCTGCAGTGAAGAACATGGTGGGTAGAAAAAACTCTGATGGAATCTGA